In Nonlabens agnitus, a genomic segment contains:
- a CDS encoding DUF4834 family protein produces the protein MKLLQAILIIVGVYLAVRLIVRMYGKSILKWAGKKAMDRVQRQFEQRQNDSSYQNTAKEGETIINNSNSTSRTHTQPSKKTVGEYVDYEEID, from the coding sequence TTGAAATTACTACAGGCTATTCTAATTATCGTGGGCGTTTATCTTGCCGTACGATTGATCGTGAGAATGTATGGCAAATCCATTTTAAAATGGGCAGGTAAGAAAGCCATGGATCGAGTTCAACGCCAGTTTGAGCAACGTCAGAACGATTCTTCCTATCAAAACACTGCCAAGGAAGGCGAGACCATCATCAATAACAGTAATTCTACCTCAAGAACGCATACCCAACCATCCAAGAAAACGGTAGGTGAGTACGTCGACTA
- a CDS encoding transporter, with protein MLTNKTIVPFLLGMFMIPFAVLGQYTETINTNNPGQSQGAFAVGVNVIQVEGSAFYRSEEHSLLNYERDITGLAFQLRYGLLWEELEISYFGAFENVNETINQGFGTQENKFSNFSRSTLGAKYLILDPLKKWGERKVNLYSYHDNRRLKWRDLVPAISVFAGANIDLADPNSLLPPDNATFSPRAELITQNNFGRWVFVGNFIADRIGTDFPAYGGIFTLTHSINNKWAAFGEFQTIISDFYSDDIARAGGAYLINDHWQLDASAAVNFKDTPSLFQINVGMSYRIDRHKDPVIQQ; from the coding sequence ATGCTAACTAACAAAACAATCGTTCCTTTTCTACTTGGAATGTTCATGATTCCGTTTGCGGTGTTGGGCCAATATACAGAAACCATCAATACCAACAATCCTGGACAATCACAAGGTGCCTTTGCAGTAGGTGTGAATGTCATTCAAGTAGAAGGTTCTGCTTTTTATCGCAGTGAAGAACATAGCTTACTTAATTATGAACGCGATATAACCGGTCTTGCTTTTCAATTGCGCTATGGTCTCTTATGGGAAGAGCTGGAAATCTCCTATTTTGGAGCCTTTGAAAATGTAAACGAGACGATCAATCAAGGTTTTGGTACACAGGAAAACAAATTTTCTAATTTCTCCCGCAGCACGTTGGGTGCAAAATATCTCATTTTGGATCCGCTAAAAAAATGGGGTGAGCGCAAAGTGAATCTCTACAGTTATCATGATAACCGCAGACTTAAATGGCGCGACTTGGTTCCTGCAATATCGGTTTTTGCAGGTGCTAATATTGACCTGGCAGATCCCAACAGTTTATTACCACCAGATAATGCGACCTTTTCACCTAGAGCAGAGTTGATTACCCAAAACAACTTTGGCCGTTGGGTATTTGTAGGGAACTTTATTGCAGACCGCATTGGGACTGATTTCCCAGCTTACGGTGGTATTTTTACGTTGACACACAGCATCAATAATAAGTGGGCCGCTTTTGGAGAGTTTCAAACCATCATTTCAGATTTTTATAGTGACGATATTGCTCGCGCCGGTGGCGCTTATTTGATCAATGACCACTGGCAGCTAGACGCCAGTGCAGCCGTTAATTTCAAGGATACTCCTAGCCTTTTTCAAATCAACGTGGGCATGAGCTATAGAATCGACCGTCATAAGGATCCCGTAATACAACAGTAA
- a CDS encoding GTP cyclohydrolase gives MSITVKRISSKKDIKKFVKFPMELYKNNPYFVPPIIKDEMETFDPDKNKVFKNADCWLFLAFRESEIVGRIAAIINHLEVNEQHKPKMRFGWLDMIDDIEVTKALLNEVHQIGKEHDLEYAEGPVGFTLMDKAGMLVKGYDELATMITWYNHPYYKEHMEQLGYSKSAEWVEYKFVPPNPIPERFHKFADLVAKRYKLTTLKFKNIKEVEPYVDAMFELLNQTYSKLVTFVPIQQYQIDLYKEKYLPIINPDFLECVVDEEGKLVAFAITMPSFSEALQKANGKLFPFGILHLLKAKKKNNRAAFYLIGIHPKLQGKGVTAMMFRNVTQNFMDYGIGLCETNPELEDNVAVQALWKDYDPVLHKRRRIYRKNLV, from the coding sequence ATGAGTATTACCGTTAAACGTATCTCCAGTAAAAAGGATATTAAAAAGTTTGTGAAGTTCCCCATGGAGCTTTACAAGAACAATCCATACTTCGTTCCGCCCATTATCAAGGACGAGATGGAAACTTTTGATCCCGATAAAAACAAAGTGTTTAAAAATGCAGACTGCTGGTTGTTTCTCGCTTTTCGCGAAAGCGAAATAGTAGGACGCATCGCTGCGATTATCAATCACCTGGAAGTCAATGAGCAACACAAGCCTAAGATGCGTTTTGGTTGGTTGGACATGATAGACGATATCGAAGTGACCAAGGCTCTTTTGAATGAAGTGCACCAAATAGGAAAAGAACACGACCTTGAGTATGCTGAAGGTCCTGTAGGGTTCACTCTTATGGACAAGGCCGGCATGCTGGTTAAAGGATATGATGAACTGGCGACCATGATCACCTGGTACAATCATCCTTATTATAAGGAACATATGGAGCAATTGGGCTACTCAAAAAGTGCTGAATGGGTAGAATATAAGTTTGTACCACCCAACCCTATTCCAGAGCGTTTCCACAAGTTTGCAGACCTTGTAGCAAAACGATATAAACTCACGACCTTAAAGTTCAAGAACATCAAGGAAGTGGAGCCTTATGTAGATGCAATGTTTGAGTTGCTGAATCAGACCTATTCGAAATTGGTCACTTTCGTTCCTATACAGCAATATCAAATAGATTTGTATAAAGAGAAGTATCTACCCATCATCAATCCTGATTTTCTGGAATGTGTGGTGGATGAAGAAGGAAAGCTGGTCGCATTTGCCATCACCATGCCTTCATTTTCTGAAGCTTTGCAAAAAGCAAATGGAAAGCTTTTTCCTTTTGGTATCCTTCACCTATTAAAAGCTAAAAAGAAGAACAATCGCGCTGCTTTCTATTTGATAGGTATTCACCCTAAGCTTCAAGGTAAAGGCGTTACAGCGATGATGTTTCGCAACGTGACCCAAAACTTTATGGATTATGGCATTGGATTGTGTGAGACTAATCCAGAATTGGAAGACAATGTAGCTGTACAAGCCTTATGGAAGGATTATGATCCTGTGCTGCATAAGCGCCGCCGTATCTATCGTAAAAATCTAGTTTGA
- a CDS encoding RluA family pseudouridine synthase — translation MNKLDPQRILFEDNHLIAVNKNSGDLVQGDKTGDVILPDIIKDYIAVKYDKPGAVYLGVTHRLDRPTSGAVIFARTSKALTRMNKLFADHDTKKIYWAVVEGHVSQERQSLTHYLLRNPKQNKSYAHDHEVPNSKKATLHYKLLHRLDNYSLLEVTLETGRHHQIRSQLSKIGHVIKGDLKYGARRSNKDGSIHLHARFLSFIHPVRKEPVHITAPVPSHDPIWKAIEKNL, via the coding sequence TTGAATAAATTAGACCCACAACGTATACTATTTGAGGACAATCATTTGATTGCCGTCAACAAAAACTCTGGCGATCTGGTCCAAGGCGATAAAACCGGTGACGTGATCCTGCCCGATATTATCAAAGATTACATTGCGGTCAAATACGACAAACCTGGAGCCGTCTATTTAGGCGTTACTCATCGACTGGATAGGCCTACGTCTGGAGCCGTTATTTTTGCAAGAACGTCAAAGGCTCTTACCAGAATGAATAAGCTCTTTGCCGACCACGACACCAAAAAAATCTATTGGGCCGTAGTTGAAGGTCATGTAAGTCAAGAACGTCAGTCTTTGACGCATTATTTGCTGCGCAATCCCAAGCAAAATAAGAGCTATGCTCATGATCACGAGGTCCCTAATTCAAAAAAAGCTACTCTTCATTACAAATTACTGCACAGGCTGGACAACTATAGTTTATTAGAAGTGACCCTAGAAACGGGTAGGCATCATCAAATCAGGTCGCAGCTTAGTAAAATAGGCCATGTCATTAAAGGAGATTTAAAGTATGGTGCCAGACGCAGTAACAAAGATGGAAGCATCCATTTACACGCAAGATTCTTATCTTTCATACATCCAGTAAGAAAGGAACCGGTCCACATCACAGCACCGGTTCCTTCACACGATCCCATCTGGAAAGCTATAGAAAAGAATTTATGA